Proteins encoded in a region of the Populus nigra chromosome 3, ddPopNigr1.1, whole genome shotgun sequence genome:
- the LOC133689197 gene encoding protein SUPPRESSOR OF MAX2 1-like, giving the protein MRAGLSTIQQTLTPEAASVLNHSIAEASRRNHGQTTPLHVAATLLGSPSGFLRQACIKSHPNSSHPLQCRALELCFSVALERLPTAQNLSPGLDPPISNALMAALKRAQAHQRRGCPEQQQQPLLAVKVELEQLIISILDDPSVSRVMREASFSSPAVKATIEQSLNASTNSNSAANSGIGLGFRAPGAVAVPAPVTNRNLYVNPRLQQGSVGQSGAQRNEEVKKVIDILLKSKKRNPVLVGESEPQMVVQEVLKRIENKEVGDGPLKNVQVIHLEKGFLDKAQIAAKIVELGGLIETRIRNLDCGGVILDLGDLKWLVEQLVSLTGSGGVQQQQIMSDVGRSAVAEMRKLLGRFGEGSGGGKVWLIGTATCETYLRCQVYHPSMENDWDLQAVPIAARAHLPGTFHRLGTSGILSSSVESLSPLKGFPTVTLPPPRRLSENLDPARIMSCCPSCMQNYEQELAKLAPKEAEKSSEIKSEAAQPPLPQWLRNAKSRDGDVKTSDQTVTKDQELMLKQKKQELQKKWHDTCLHLHPAYHQPNLGPERITQPALSMTSLYNQNLLPHQPFQPKLSLNKKLSGTLVLNPNLLPSQPAGKATAPPGSPVRTDLVLGRPKVVETTPEKEHEEHTKDFLSCVPSEPLSNLHELPSSKLLSKLDTDSFKKLLKGLLEKVWWQRDAASAVATTVTQCKLGHGKSRGTGSKGDIWLLFTGPDRAGKKKMASALSELVCVTNPIMVCLGSRREDGESVLSFRGKTVLDRIAEAVRRNPFSVIVLEDIDEADMLVRGSIKRAMERGRIADSLGREISLGNVIFILTANRLPDNPKFLSNSNSLDEKKLASLASGGWQLKLTLSERRAKRRANWLHDEERSARPRTDLGPALAFDLNEAADAGGDKADGSHNSSDLTVDHEDEHVLNNRLLTSATSSISKELLNSVDDHIVFKPADFSSIRRDISNSITKKFSTIFNNQVPIEIQDEALEKIVGGIWLSQTGLEEWTDSVLVPSLRQLKLRLPTRANESITVQLELDTDSDSRSRVDWLPSSIRAVVDGL; this is encoded by the exons ATGAGAGCTGGTCTTAGCACGATCCAGCAAACCCTGACACCAGAGGCGGCGAGTGTACTAAACCACTCGATAGCCGAAGCAAGCCGCCGTAACCATGGCCAGACCACACCACTTCATGTTGCGGCTACACTATTAGGTTCCCCATCTGGTTTCCTCCGTCAAGCATGCATCAAATCACACCCTAATTCTTCACATCCTCTTCAGTGCAGAGCTCTCGAGCTCTGTTTTAGTGTTGCCCTTGAACGCCTCCCTACGGCACAGAACCTCAGTCCTGGCCTTGACCCTCCAATCTCCAATGCCTTAATGGCTGCGCTAAAGCGTGCTCAGGCTCATCAGCGAAGAGGGTGCCCTGAACAGCAGCAACAACCACTTTTAGCGGTCAAAGTCGAGCTTGAGCAGTTGATTATATCGATTCTTGATGATCCAAGCGTTAGTAGAGTTATGAGGGAAGCTAGCTTTTCTAGTCCAGCTGTTAAGGCAACAATCGAGCAATCTTTGAATGCTTCTACGAATTCCAATTCTGCTGCTAATTCTGGGATTGGATTGGGGTTTCGTGCTCCAGGGGCTGTGGCTGTTCCTGCTCCTGTGACTAATAGGAATTTGTATGTGAACCCAAGATTGCAACAAGGGAGTGTCGGTCAATCTGGTGCACAAAGAAACGAGGAGGTTAAGAAGGTTATTGATATTTTGTTGAAGAGTAAGAAGAGGAATCCTGTTTTGGTAGGTGAGTCGGAGCCACAGATGGTAGTGCAGGAGGTTTTGAAGAGAATAGAGAATAAAGAAGTAGGAGATGGGCCGTTAAAGAATGTTCAGGTGATTCATTTAGAGAAAGGCTTTCTAGATAAAGCACAGATAGCGGCAAAGATTGTGGAATTAGGGGGATTGATTGAGACCCGGATAAGAAATTTGGATTGTGGTGGGGTGATTCTTGATCTGGGGGATTTGAAATGGCTTGTTGAGCAGCTAGTGAGCTTAACAGGTTCTGGTGGGGTTCAGCAGCAGCAGATTATGTCAGATGTTGGGCGGTCGGCTGTGGCGGAGATGAGGAAGCTTTTGGGGAGGTTTGGAGAAGGGAGTGGTGGTGGAAAGGTTTGGTTGATTGGGACTGCTACTTGTGAGACATATTTGAGGTGTCAAGTCTATCATCCTTCAATGGAAAATGATTGGGATCTGCAGGCAGTACCCATTGCTGCTAGAGCACATCTTCCAGGGACGTTTCATCG GCTTGGAACCAGTGGAATCCTCAGCAGTTCAGTTGAATCTTTATCACCACTGAAGGGTTTTCCAACTGTTACACTTCCTCCACCAAGGCGTCTCTCTGAGAACTTGGATCCTGCTCGAATAATGAGTTGTTGCCCTAGTTGCATGCAGAATTATGAGCAAGAGCTTGCAAAACTTGCACCCAAGGAGGCTGAGAAATCTTCAGAAATCAAATCTGAAGCAGCTCAGCCTCCACTGCCACAATGGTTGAGAAATGCAAAGTCCCGAGATGGTGATGTCAAGACATCTGATCAGACAGTG ACTAAGGATCAAGAACTGATGTTGAAGCAAAAGAAACAGGAGTTGCAGAAGAAATGGCACGATACATGCTTGCACCTTCATCCTGCTTATCATCAACCTAATCTTGGACCTGAAAGAATTACCCAACCAGCTCTCTCAATGACAAGCTTGTATAATCAAAACCTGCTTCCTCATCAACCTTTCCAGCCCAAATTAAGCTTAAATAAAAAGCTGAGCGGAACCCTTGTGCTCAACCCAAATTTGTTGCCCAGCCAACCAGCTGGAAAGGCAACCGCTCCGCCTGGAAGCCCTGTGAGAACAGACCTAGTTCTTGGTAGACCGAAGGTTGTTGAGACCACTCCTGAAAAAGAACATGAAGAGCACACCAAGGACTTTTTAAGCTGTGTTCCTTCTGAGCCACTGTCCAATTTGCATGAATTGCCGAGCAGTAAACTTCTCAGCAAATTAGACACCGACTCATTCAAGAAGCTCCTCAAGGGTCTTCTGGAAAAGGTTTGGTGGCAACGAGATGCTGCATCTGCAGTGGCGACTACAGTGACACAATGCAAATTGGGTCATGGGAAAAGTCGGGGTACTGGATCAAAGGGTGACATTTGGCTATTGTTTACGGGTCCTGACAGGGCTGGCAAGAAGAAGATGGCATCAGCTCTTTCAGAGCTTGTTTGTGTGACCAATCCAATAATGGTTTGTCTTGGTTCACGGCGTGAGGATGGGGAATCTGTATTGAGTTTCCGTGGTAAAACTGTGCTTGATCGAATAGCAGAGGCAGTTAGAAGGAACCCATTCTCAGTAATCGTACTTGAGGATATTGATGAAGCGGACATGCTTGTCAGAGGGAGCATAAAGCGGGCCATGGAGAGAGGTCGTATTGCAGATTCCCTGGGCCGTGAAATCAGTCTTGGTAATGTTATCTTCATTCTGACTGCAAATCGCTTACCAGACAATCCCAAATTCCTATCTAACAGCAATTCGCTGGATGAAAAGAAGCTTGCGAGTTTGGCAAGTGGAGGCTGGCAATTAAAGCTAACCCTTTCTGAGAGAAGAGCAAAGCGCCGAGCCAACTGGCTTCATGATGAAGAGAGGTCGGCAAGGCCAAGGACGGACTTGGGACCAGCACTAGCATTCGATCTGAATGAAGCTGCTGATGCAGGGGGTGACAAAGCAGATGGCTCGCACAATTCAAGTGATCTTACAGTTGATCACGAAGATGAACATGTCCTTAATAACAGACTGTTGACTTCTGCAACTTCATCAATCTCTAAAGAGCTACTCAATTCAGTAGACGATCACATTGTCTTCAAACCTGCAGATTTCAGCTCCATTAGACGTGACATCTCAAATTCTATAACCAAGAAGTTTTCGACCATCTTCAACAATCAGGTGCCGATTGAAATCCAAGACGAAGCATTGGAAAAAATAGTTGGTGGGATATGGTTAAGCCAAACAGGCTTGGAAGAATGGACCGACAGCGTACTGGTTCCAAGCTTACGCCAGCTCAAATTACGGCTACCCACGCGTGCCAATGAATCCATTACTGTCCAGCTCGAGCTTGATACCGATTCTGATAGTCGTAGCCGCGTAGATTGGCTGCCAAGTAGCATCAGAGCGGTGGTTGATGGGTTGTGA